A window of bacterium contains these coding sequences:
- a CDS encoding roadblock/LC7 domain-containing protein: MIFDEILTDIAQRSDGLMGAVIMGMDGIAIGEHLVDESCNIQTVGIEYASAIKSIQKASVSLSAGQVEEVFISTRNSTFILRLVTDEYFIAVVLGPDGNRGKARYLMKLAAPRLIKEFT, translated from the coding sequence ATGATCTTTGACGAAATACTGACGGATATAGCACAGCGGTCCGACGGGCTCATGGGCGCCGTCATCATGGGGATGGACGGTATCGCCATTGGCGAGCATCTCGTGGACGAATCGTGCAATATCCAGACGGTGGGTATCGAGTACGCATCAGCCATCAAGAGCATACAGAAAGCTTCCGTCTCCCTTTCGGCCGGTCAGGTTGAGGAGGTGTTCATCAGCACCCGGAACAGCACGTTCATCCTGCGCCTGGTCACAGACGAATATTTTATCGCTGTGGTCCTCGGCCCGGATGGTAACCGCGGGAAAGCAAGATACCTGATGAAACTGGCTGCTCCCCGCCTCATCAAGGAATTTACATGA